In Geitlerinema sp. PCC 9228, a genomic segment contains:
- a CDS encoding zinc ribbon domain-containing protein: VHRREDWFWKLAHWLTDRFDVLYFETLNLKAMQRLWGRKVSDLGFRSFLQILEWVAQKKGKAVVHIDRWFPSSKTCSGCGYVLDELDLSVRRWRCRSCGLKNDRDENAAINVKQVGATTCGRGKVSQAQPAFTV, encoded by the coding sequence GTTCATCGGCGAGAAGACTGGTTTTGGAAACTGGCTCACTGGCTGACCGATCGGTTTGACGTTCTCTATTTCGAGACGTTGAACTTAAAAGCCATGCAGCGACTCTGGGGACGCAAAGTCTCTGACTTAGGATTTCGGTCGTTCCTGCAAATCTTGGAATGGGTCGCTCAAAAGAAAGGAAAAGCCGTTGTCCACATCGACCGTTGGTTTCCATCCAGCAAGACCTGCTCGGGTTGTGGGTACGTTTTGGACGAGTTGGATTTGAGCGTGAGACGGTGGCGCTGCCGGTCTTGTGGGTTGAAAAACGACCGTGACGAAAATGCCGCCATCAATGTCAAACAGGTTGGGGCAACAACCTGTGGGCGAGGTAAAGTCAGTCAGGCTCAGCCTGCATTTACTGTTTGA
- the ppsA gene encoding phosphoenolpyruvate synthase yields the protein MVVQAPQTTSQEDKEQSFVLWFEEVGIEDVGLVGGKNSSLGEMIQQLGAKGVNVPTGFATTAYAYRYFVQKAGLETKLRQLFQDLDVENLQNLRERGKKARSLILNTPFPEELRQAISTAYQQLCERYGSSADICERFEGEEKQACQETSYDTDVAVRSSATAEDLPDASFAGQQETYLNVHGVKHVLEACHKCFASIFTDRAISYRVVKGFDHFDVALSVGVQKMVRSDLACSGVMFSIDTETGFENAALVTAAYGLGENVVQGAVNPDEYFVFKPTLKEGYRPILEKRLGSKEIKMIYDLGGGKMTKNVPVPEPERNTFALTDEEVLTLGNWACIIEDHYSEKRGQKTPMDIEWAKDGENGELFIVQARPETVQSQRARNVLRNYQLKGSSDVVALGRAVGEMIGQGKARVIMDVHRIDEFKPGEVLVTNKTDPDWEPIMKQASAIVTNQGGRTCHAAIIAREMGIPAIVGCGNATQAIKTGQEITVSCSEGEEGKIYKGLVPFEVEETVLDDLPRTRTQIMMNVGNPEEAFGLASIPCDGVGLARLEFIIANHIKAHPLALMHFDELEDESVKQQIAKITSWYDDKPQFFIDQLARGVGMIAAAFYPNPVVVRMSDFKSNEYANLLGGAQFEPKEENPMIGWRGASRYYDPNYREAFGLECKAIKHVRDDMGLTNLIPMIPFCRTPDEGRQVLAEMEKYGLKRGENGLQVYVMCEIPSNVILADEYSKVFDGFSIGSNDLTQLTLGLDRDSSLVAHIFDERNEGVKEMVRMVIEKAKKNNRKIGICGQAPSDYPEFARFLVELGIDSLSLNPDSVMKTWLDIAELEGLR from the coding sequence ATGGTCGTCCAAGCACCACAAACCACATCACAAGAAGACAAAGAACAATCATTTGTCCTTTGGTTTGAAGAAGTAGGAATTGAAGACGTCGGTCTCGTAGGCGGGAAAAACTCCTCCCTTGGCGAAATGATCCAGCAACTGGGTGCCAAGGGCGTCAACGTACCGACAGGATTTGCCACCACCGCCTACGCCTATCGCTACTTTGTACAAAAGGCTGGTCTGGAAACCAAACTGCGCCAGCTCTTCCAAGACTTGGATGTAGAGAACCTGCAAAACCTACGCGAACGCGGCAAAAAAGCACGCTCCCTCATCCTCAACACCCCCTTCCCCGAAGAACTCAGACAAGCCATTTCTACAGCCTACCAACAACTGTGCGAACGCTACGGTAGCAGCGCCGACATTTGCGAGCGCTTTGAAGGGGAAGAAAAACAAGCCTGCCAGGAAACCAGCTACGACACCGACGTCGCCGTGCGTTCCAGCGCCACCGCCGAAGACTTGCCCGACGCCAGCTTCGCCGGCCAGCAAGAAACCTACCTCAACGTCCACGGCGTCAAACACGTTCTGGAAGCCTGCCACAAATGCTTTGCCTCTATTTTCACCGACCGCGCCATCTCCTATCGGGTGGTCAAAGGCTTCGATCACTTTGACGTTGCCCTTTCCGTGGGCGTGCAAAAAATGGTCCGTTCCGACCTCGCCTGCTCCGGGGTGATGTTCTCCATCGACACCGAAACCGGCTTTGAAAACGCCGCCCTGGTTACCGCTGCCTACGGATTGGGCGAAAACGTCGTTCAAGGTGCTGTTAACCCCGACGAATATTTCGTCTTCAAGCCCACCTTAAAAGAAGGTTACCGCCCCATTTTGGAAAAACGCCTGGGCAGTAAAGAAATCAAAATGATTTACGACCTCGGTGGCGGCAAAATGACCAAAAACGTTCCCGTTCCCGAACCGGAACGGAATACATTTGCCCTCACCGACGAAGAAGTGCTAACCCTAGGCAATTGGGCTTGCATCATTGAAGATCACTACTCCGAAAAACGGGGTCAAAAAACCCCCATGGACATCGAGTGGGCCAAAGACGGGGAAAACGGCGAACTGTTCATCGTGCAAGCTCGTCCGGAAACCGTCCAGTCGCAAAGGGCGCGCAACGTCCTGCGCAACTACCAACTCAAAGGCAGCAGCGATGTAGTGGCCCTCGGTCGTGCCGTTGGCGAAATGATCGGACAGGGTAAAGCCCGGGTCATTATGGACGTGCACCGCATTGATGAGTTCAAACCCGGGGAAGTGTTGGTCACCAACAAAACCGACCCCGACTGGGAACCCATCATGAAACAAGCCAGCGCCATCGTCACCAACCAAGGGGGACGCACCTGCCACGCTGCCATTATTGCTCGGGAAATGGGGATTCCTGCCATCGTCGGTTGCGGCAACGCCACCCAAGCCATTAAAACCGGACAGGAAATTACCGTCTCCTGTAGCGAAGGGGAAGAAGGCAAAATTTACAAAGGCTTGGTGCCCTTTGAAGTGGAAGAAACCGTTCTGGATGACTTGCCCCGCACCCGCACCCAAATCATGATGAACGTGGGCAACCCGGAAGAGGCGTTTGGTTTGGCGTCCATTCCCTGCGATGGTGTGGGCTTGGCCCGTTTGGAATTTATTATCGCCAACCACATCAAAGCTCACCCCTTGGCTTTGATGCACTTCGACGAACTCGAAGACGAGTCGGTGAAGCAGCAAATTGCCAAGATTACTTCCTGGTACGATGACAAGCCTCAGTTCTTCATCGACCAACTGGCACGCGGTGTGGGCATGATTGCTGCGGCTTTCTATCCCAACCCCGTGGTGGTTCGCATGTCGGACTTCAAGAGCAACGAGTATGCCAACCTCCTCGGTGGCGCTCAGTTTGAACCCAAAGAAGAAAACCCGATGATTGGCTGGCGCGGTGCGTCTCGCTACTACGACCCCAACTATCGGGAAGCCTTCGGGTTGGAGTGCAAGGCCATTAAACACGTACGCGATGACATGGGCTTGACCAACTTGATTCCCATGATTCCTTTTTGCCGCACCCCCGACGAAGGTCGCCAAGTGTTGGCAGAGATGGAAAAATACGGGCTCAAACGTGGGGAGAATGGGCTGCAAGTCTATGTCATGTGCGAAATCCCCAGCAACGTGATTCTGGCGGATGAGTACAGCAAGGTCTTCGATGGCTTCTCCATTGGTTCTAACGACTTGACCCAGCTGACCTTGGGCTTGGACCGCGATTCCTCGTTGGTGGCGCACATCTTTGACGAACGCAATGAAGGGGTTAAAGAAATGGTGCGTATGGTGATTGAAAAGGCGAAGAAAAATAATCGCAAGATTGGGATTTGCGGTCAAGCACCTTCGGACTATCCGGAATTTGCCCGTTTCTTGGTGGAATTGGGCATTGACTCCCTCAGCTTGAACCCCGACTCGGTGATGAAAACCTGGCTGGATATTGCCGAACTAGAAGGTTTGCGGTAA
- a CDS encoding polyribonucleotide nucleotidyltransferase, with protein sequence MKEIERSISFDGRDIILKIGSLAPQSGGSVLIESGDTAVLVTATRSEPREGIDFLPLLVDYEERLYAGGRIPGGFLRREGRPPEKATLTSRLIDRPLRPLFPSWLRDDIQVVATTLSMDEQVPPDVLAVTGASIAVMLGQMPFYGPMAGVRVGLIGDDFIINPTFSEIEEGDLDLVVAGSPDGVLMVEAGANELPEADIIEAIDFGYEAASDLIKAQQELLDELGIKIEIGSPPEANSNLEEFVRSRATDGIKKVLTNFDYNKTQRDEAIDSVKEEVKNQIEELPEEDPVKVAAAANSKDVDNTFKAVMKELMRRQIVEEGVRVDGRKLDEIRPISCRVGVLPRRVHGSGLFNRGLTQILSAVTLGTPGEAQELADDLHPESEKTYLHHYNFPPFSVGETRPMRAPGRREIGHGALAERAIVPALPKKEDFPYVIRVVSEVLSSNGSTSMGSVCGSTLALMDAGVPLSKPVSGAAMGLIKEGSEVRILTDIQGIEDFLGDMDFKVAGTRDGITALQMDVKLTGLSVDTIGDAINQAREARINILEKMMEAIDEPRDELSIYAPRLFTLKIDPETIGMLIGPGGKTIKSITEETGTKIDIDDDGTVTIAAVDGDRAKRARTMIQNLTRKLNSGDVYAGRVTRIIPIGAFVEILPGKEGMIHISQLADYRVGKVEDELAVGDLVTVKVREIDSKGRINLTRLGIHPDEASAAREAAGLM encoded by the coding sequence TTGAAAGAGATCGAAAGGTCAATCTCTTTTGACGGTCGGGATATTATCCTCAAAATTGGTTCCCTTGCGCCTCAGTCTGGTGGCTCAGTATTAATCGAATCAGGCGATACGGCTGTTTTAGTAACCGCTACACGTTCCGAACCGCGAGAAGGTATAGATTTCCTGCCCCTGTTAGTGGACTACGAAGAAAGACTGTATGCTGGCGGACGCATTCCCGGAGGGTTCCTGCGACGAGAAGGTCGTCCCCCGGAAAAAGCGACCCTGACCAGCCGTCTCATCGACCGTCCGCTAAGACCGCTCTTCCCGAGTTGGTTGCGCGATGACATCCAAGTCGTCGCTACCACCCTCTCCATGGACGAGCAGGTTCCGCCGGACGTCCTCGCGGTCACTGGTGCTTCCATTGCGGTTATGTTGGGGCAAATGCCCTTCTACGGACCCATGGCAGGAGTCCGTGTGGGGTTGATTGGCGATGACTTCATTATTAATCCTACCTTCAGCGAAATTGAAGAGGGAGATTTGGATTTGGTGGTTGCTGGCTCCCCCGATGGGGTTTTGATGGTGGAAGCCGGTGCCAACGAACTGCCAGAAGCAGATATTATTGAAGCCATCGATTTCGGATACGAAGCCGCCTCCGATTTGATTAAAGCCCAGCAAGAGCTGTTGGACGAGTTGGGCATCAAAATCGAAATTGGTTCGCCACCGGAAGCGAACAGCAATTTGGAAGAATTCGTGCGCTCCCGCGCCACCGACGGCATCAAAAAGGTTCTCACCAACTTTGACTACAACAAAACCCAACGGGATGAGGCTATTGATAGCGTCAAAGAAGAAGTCAAAAACCAAATTGAAGAGCTGCCGGAAGAAGACCCGGTAAAAGTCGCTGCTGCCGCCAACAGTAAAGACGTGGACAACACGTTCAAAGCGGTTATGAAAGAACTCATGCGCCGCCAAATTGTGGAAGAAGGCGTGCGTGTGGACGGACGTAAGCTCGACGAAATCCGGCCCATCTCCTGCCGCGTTGGCGTTTTACCCCGTCGCGTCCATGGTAGCGGCCTGTTCAATCGGGGACTGACCCAAATCCTCTCCGCTGTCACTCTGGGAACCCCTGGGGAAGCGCAAGAGCTGGCTGATGATTTGCATCCAGAATCCGAGAAAACCTACTTGCACCATTACAACTTCCCACCGTTTTCGGTGGGCGAAACTCGCCCCATGCGCGCGCCTGGGCGTCGGGAAATCGGACATGGTGCTTTGGCCGAACGGGCGATTGTGCCGGCGTTGCCGAAAAAAGAAGATTTCCCCTACGTGATCCGGGTGGTTTCGGAAGTGCTGTCCTCCAACGGGTCTACCTCCATGGGGTCGGTTTGCGGTTCGACGCTGGCGTTGATGGATGCTGGTGTCCCCCTGTCGAAACCCGTCAGCGGGGCTGCCATGGGATTGATTAAAGAAGGTTCGGAAGTCCGCATTCTCACGGATATTCAAGGTATTGAAGATTTCCTTGGGGATATGGACTTTAAGGTTGCCGGTACCCGCGATGGCATTACTGCCCTACAAATGGACGTGAAACTTACCGGTTTGTCTGTGGATACCATTGGCGATGCGATTAACCAGGCGCGTGAGGCGCGGATTAACATCCTGGAAAAAATGATGGAGGCGATCGACGAACCACGGGACGAGCTGTCTATTTATGCACCCCGGCTGTTTACGTTGAAGATCGATCCGGAAACCATTGGTATGTTGATTGGTCCCGGTGGGAAGACCATAAAGTCCATTACCGAGGAAACCGGTACCAAAATCGATATCGACGACGATGGCACGGTGACGATTGCGGCGGTGGATGGCGATCGCGCCAAACGCGCGCGTACCATGATTCAAAACCTGACCCGCAAGCTCAACTCTGGGGATGTCTATGCCGGTCGCGTGACCCGGATTATCCCCATAGGCGCTTTTGTGGAAATTTTGCCCGGCAAAGAAGGCATGATTCATATTTCCCAATTGGCTGACTATCGGGTAGGTAAAGTTGAAGACGAACTAGCCGTAGGCGATTTGGTCACGGTGAAGGTTCGGGAAATCGACAGCAAAGGACGCATCAACCTAACTCGGTTGGGCATCCATCCCGACGAAGCCTCTGCTGCCCGGGAAGCCGCTGGTTTGATGTAG